From one Streptomyces sp. NBC_01478 genomic stretch:
- a CDS encoding PTS transporter subunit EIIC — MSTATAPPAAPAKKWGSGLFQGLQKIGRSLQLPIAVLPAAGILLRFGQADIHDKLHLPDKVTAVFATAGGAIFDNLPLLFCIGVAIGFAKKSDGSTALAALVGFLVYSNVLKAFPVTDAQILKGADVPATYNNPGVLGGIVMGLLSAVLWQKFHRTKLVDWLGFFNGRRLVPIIMAFVGTIMGVFFGLIWKPVGEGISNFGEWITGLGAFGAGLFGLINRGLIPVGMHQFVNSVAWFQIGDYKDSSGAVVHGDLTRFFAGDPTAGQFMSGFFPIMMFGLPAAALAIAHTARPERRKAVTGMMISLALTSFVTGVTEPIEFSFMFIAPVLYAIHAVLTALSMAITWALGVHAGFTFSAGFIDYALNWNLATKPWLIIPIGLVFGAIYYFVFRFAITKWNLPTPGREPEEELEDLTKA, encoded by the coding sequence ATGAGCACTGCCACCGCGCCACCGGCGGCACCCGCGAAGAAGTGGGGATCCGGCCTGTTCCAGGGCCTGCAGAAGATCGGCCGCAGCCTACAGCTCCCGATCGCTGTGCTTCCGGCGGCGGGCATCCTGCTCCGGTTCGGCCAGGCCGACATTCACGACAAGCTGCATCTGCCGGACAAGGTGACGGCGGTCTTCGCCACCGCCGGTGGCGCGATCTTCGACAACCTGCCGCTGCTGTTCTGTATAGGTGTCGCGATCGGCTTCGCCAAGAAGTCCGACGGTTCCACGGCGCTGGCGGCGCTGGTCGGCTTCCTCGTCTACAGCAATGTGCTCAAGGCCTTCCCCGTCACCGACGCGCAGATCCTCAAGGGCGCGGACGTACCCGCGACCTACAACAACCCCGGTGTCCTCGGCGGCATCGTCATGGGTCTGCTCTCCGCGGTGCTGTGGCAGAAGTTCCACCGGACCAAGCTGGTCGACTGGCTCGGCTTCTTCAACGGCCGCCGTCTCGTCCCGATCATCATGGCGTTCGTCGGCACGATCATGGGTGTCTTCTTCGGCCTGATCTGGAAGCCGGTCGGTGAGGGCATCTCGAACTTCGGTGAGTGGATCACCGGTCTCGGCGCGTTCGGTGCCGGTCTGTTCGGTCTGATCAACCGCGGGCTGATCCCGGTCGGCATGCACCAGTTCGTCAACTCCGTGGCCTGGTTCCAGATCGGCGACTACAAGGACTCCTCCGGCGCCGTCGTGCACGGCGACCTGACCCGCTTCTTCGCCGGTGACCCGACCGCCGGACAGTTCATGTCGGGCTTCTTCCCCATCATGATGTTCGGCCTGCCGGCCGCCGCGCTCGCCATCGCGCACACCGCCCGTCCCGAGCGCCGCAAGGCCGTGACCGGCATGATGATCTCGCTCGCGCTGACGTCCTTCGTGACCGGTGTGACCGAGCCGATCGAGTTCTCGTTCATGTTCATCGCCCCGGTGCTGTACGCGATCCACGCGGTGCTGACCGCCCTGTCCATGGCGATCACCTGGGCGCTCGGCGTCCACGCGGGCTTCACCTTCTCGGCCGGGTTCATCGACTACGCGCTCAACTGGAACCTCGCCACCAAGCCCTGGCTGATCATCCCGATCGGTCTGGTCTTCGGCGCCATCTACTACTTCGTCTTCCGCTTCGCGATCACCAAGTGGAACCTCCCCACCCCGGGCCGCGAGCCCGAGGAGGAGCTGGAGGACCTCACCAAGGCGTGA
- a CDS encoding PLP-dependent cysteine synthase family protein, producing the protein MRYDSPLAAVGNTPLVRLPRLSPSTDVRIWAKLEDRNPTGSVKDRPALHMIEQAEKDGRLTPGCTILEPTSGNTGISLAMAAKLKGYRMVCVMPENTSQERRDLLNMWGAEIIPSPAAGGSNTAVRVAKELSAEHPDWVMLYQYGNPDNAGAHYATTGPEILTDLPSITHFVAGLGTTGTLMGVGRYLREHKPDVKIVAAEPRYDDLVYGLRNLDEGFVPELYDASVLTTRFSVGSADAVTRTRELLQQEGIFAGVSTGAALHAAIGVGKKAVAAGETADIAFVVADGGWKYLSTGVYTAATTEEAIKTLQGQLWA; encoded by the coding sequence ATGCGTTACGACTCCCCGCTGGCCGCGGTGGGCAACACCCCTCTGGTGCGCCTGCCGCGGCTCTCGCCGTCCACCGACGTCCGCATCTGGGCCAAGCTGGAGGACCGCAACCCGACCGGCTCGGTCAAGGACCGCCCGGCCCTGCACATGATCGAACAGGCGGAGAAGGACGGCCGCCTCACCCCCGGCTGCACGATCCTGGAGCCGACCTCGGGCAACACCGGCATCTCGCTCGCGATGGCCGCGAAGCTCAAGGGCTACCGCATGGTCTGCGTGATGCCCGAGAACACCTCCCAGGAACGCCGCGACCTGCTCAACATGTGGGGCGCCGAGATCATCCCCAGCCCCGCGGCCGGCGGCTCCAACACAGCCGTACGCGTGGCGAAGGAACTCTCCGCCGAACACCCGGACTGGGTGATGCTCTACCAGTACGGCAACCCGGACAACGCGGGCGCCCACTACGCCACGACGGGCCCGGAGATCCTCACCGACCTCCCCTCCATCACCCACTTCGTGGCGGGCCTCGGCACCACAGGCACGTTGATGGGCGTAGGCCGCTACCTCCGCGAACACAAGCCCGACGTCAAGATCGTCGCCGCCGAGCCGCGCTACGACGACCTCGTCTACGGCCTCCGCAACCTCGACGAGGGCTTCGTCCCCGAGCTCTACGACGCCTCCGTCCTCACCACCCGCTTCTCGGTCGGCTCCGCCGACGCGGTCACCCGAACCCGCGAACTCCTCCAACAGGAGGGCATCTTCGCCGGCGTCTCCACGGGCGCGGCCCTCCACGCGGCGATCGGCGTCGGCAAGAAGGCCGTAGCGGCGGGCGAGACCGCGGACATCGCGTTCGTGGTGGCGGACGGCGGCTGGAAGTACCTGTCGACGGGCGTGTACACGGCGGCGACGACAGAGGAAGCGATCAAGACGCTCCAGGGCCAACTCTGGGCGTGA
- a CDS encoding type II toxin-antitoxin system PemK/MazF family toxin, whose protein sequence is MDRFWWLALAAVILLALVATLVDGWGRGRRPARGDRPRPAEIWWANVPYEDQPGAAKDRPCLVLAVRGRKVTVAKITSKYHDGRGGVIPLPPGAVGDSRGRASYLETDELRKVSVSEFRRRVGVVDPVLWDQVRHLTG, encoded by the coding sequence ATGGACAGGTTCTGGTGGCTTGCGCTCGCGGCGGTGATATTGCTGGCGCTGGTCGCCACGCTTGTCGACGGGTGGGGGCGGGGGCGGCGGCCTGCGCGAGGGGATCGGCCTCGGCCCGCGGAGATCTGGTGGGCGAATGTGCCCTATGAGGATCAACCCGGGGCTGCGAAGGACCGGCCTTGTCTGGTGCTTGCGGTGCGGGGACGGAAGGTCACCGTCGCAAAGATCACCAGCAAGTATCACGATGGGCGGGGTGGGGTAATTCCCTTGCCGCCGGGGGCCGTTGGCGATTCTCGGGGGCGGGCCAGCTATCTGGAGACCGACGAGCTGCGGAAGGTGTCGGTGTCTGAGTTTCGGCGGCGGGTCGGGGTGGTGGACCCGGTCCTGTGGGATCAGGTCCGTCACCTCACCGGCTGA
- a CDS encoding MBL fold metallo-hydrolase, with product MKLTVVGCSGSFPSAESACSSYLVEADGFRLLLDMGNGALGELQRHCGLYDLDAIFLSHLHADHCIDMCAYFVARYYRHDGGRCDPIPVYGPEGTEHRLTTAYADTPTASSMSEVFDFHTVKPSTFDVGPFTVHTERVRHPVEAYAIRVEHGGRSLTYSGDTGVSESLDELARDTDLFLCEAAFTHGKENIPDLHLNGREAGETATRAGVRRLVLTHIPPWTDPQANLADAREVYAGPVELAAPRASYEI from the coding sequence ATGAAGCTCACCGTCGTCGGCTGCTCGGGGTCGTTCCCGTCCGCGGAATCGGCCTGTTCGAGCTACCTCGTAGAGGCCGACGGCTTCCGGCTGCTCCTCGACATGGGCAACGGCGCCCTTGGCGAGCTGCAGCGCCACTGCGGTCTCTACGACCTCGACGCGATCTTCCTCAGCCATCTGCACGCCGACCACTGCATCGACATGTGCGCGTACTTCGTCGCGCGCTACTACCGCCACGACGGCGGCCGTTGCGACCCCATCCCGGTCTACGGTCCCGAGGGCACCGAGCACCGCCTCACCACGGCCTACGCCGACACCCCCACCGCCTCCTCGATGAGCGAGGTCTTCGACTTCCACACGGTGAAGCCGTCCACGTTCGACGTCGGCCCCTTCACCGTGCACACCGAGCGGGTCCGCCACCCCGTCGAGGCCTACGCCATCCGCGTCGAGCACGGCGGCCGGTCCCTCACCTACTCCGGTGACACGGGCGTCAGCGAGTCCCTCGACGAACTCGCCCGGGACACCGACCTGTTCCTGTGCGAGGCCGCGTTCACCCACGGCAAGGAGAACATCCCCGACCTCCACCTCAACGGCCGCGAGGCCGGCGAGACGGCGACCAGGGCGGGGGTCAGGCGCCTGGTGCTGACACACATCCCGCCGTGGACCGACCCCCAGGCCAACCTGGCCGACGCGCGCGAGGTCTACGCCGGGCCGGTGGAACTGGCGGCGCCGAGGGCGTCGTACGAGATCTGA
- a CDS encoding putative leader peptide yields the protein MVLLDVSDKAPGTLLVARLHVDLCRLNSAIC from the coding sequence ATGGTTCTTCTCGACGTGAGCGACAAGGCGCCGGGCACGCTGCTCGTGGCGCGGCTGCACGTCGACCTGTGCAGGCTGAACAGCGCCATCTGTTGA
- a CDS encoding LacI family DNA-binding transcriptional regulator, whose protein sequence is MVLTQRSNARRPTLEDVARWSGVSKSTVSRVVNDEPKVSPEVAVRVREAISALGYVPNQAARQLVTRRTGAVAVVAAQPENRLFLDPFFDCLLRGIRAELARHGAQAVLLFVDEPDDYARVADYLGGGHVDGAILFSLRPGDRMPEMVDRLALPAVFGGRPLLCDGDPVRGQAFVDGDNRGGARQAVRHLLALGRERIATVTGPYDQENSAAERLAGYREVLPDTAPQLVERADYTRQGGADAMAALLDRHPDLDAVFVASDLMASGALQTLRERGRRVPQDVAVVGFDDLAAISESTDPPLTTVHQDVAEMGRLLARLLFGRTEHDPGEDRPSAIVPTRLVVRQSA, encoded by the coding sequence ATGGTGTTGACGCAGCGGTCGAACGCACGGCGCCCCACGCTGGAGGATGTCGCCCGCTGGTCGGGCGTCTCCAAGTCCACGGTGTCGCGGGTGGTCAACGACGAGCCCAAGGTGAGTCCGGAGGTCGCCGTCCGGGTCCGGGAGGCGATCTCCGCGCTGGGCTACGTGCCCAACCAGGCGGCCCGGCAGTTGGTCACCCGCCGCACCGGCGCCGTCGCGGTCGTCGCGGCCCAGCCCGAGAACCGGCTGTTCCTGGACCCGTTCTTCGACTGTCTGCTGCGCGGCATCCGCGCCGAACTCGCCCGGCACGGCGCCCAGGCCGTCCTCCTGTTCGTCGACGAACCCGACGACTACGCGCGCGTGGCCGACTACCTCGGCGGCGGCCACGTCGACGGCGCGATCCTGTTCTCGCTGCGCCCCGGCGACCGGATGCCCGAGATGGTCGACCGGCTCGCCCTGCCCGCCGTCTTCGGCGGCCGTCCCCTCCTGTGCGACGGCGACCCCGTGCGCGGCCAGGCCTTCGTCGACGGCGACAACCGCGGCGGCGCCCGCCAGGCCGTCCGCCACCTCCTCGCGCTGGGCCGCGAGCGCATCGCCACCGTCACCGGCCCCTACGACCAGGAGAACTCCGCCGCGGAACGGCTCGCCGGCTACCGGGAGGTCCTCCCCGACACCGCGCCCCAGTTGGTCGAGCGGGCCGACTACACCCGGCAGGGCGGCGCCGACGCCATGGCCGCGCTGCTCGACCGCCACCCCGACCTGGACGCCGTCTTCGTCGCCTCCGACCTGATGGCCTCCGGCGCCCTCCAGACACTGCGCGAACGCGGACGCCGGGTCCCGCAGGACGTGGCCGTGGTCGGCTTCGACGACCTCGCCGCCATCTCCGAGTCCACCGACCCGCCGCTGACCACCGTCCACCAGGACGTCGCCGAGATGGGCCGGCTGCTCGCCCGGCTGTTGTTCGGCCGTACCGAACACGACCCCGGGGAGGACCGGCCGTCGGCGATCGTGCCGACCCGGCTGGTCGTACGACAGTCCGCCTGA
- a CDS encoding M67 family metallopeptidase yields the protein MPTLTITQVLFDQIVAHARKDHPDEACGVVAGPVGEGRPERFVPMLNAARSPTFYEFDSQDLLKLYRDMDDRDEEPVIIYHSHTATEAYPSRTDIAYANEPGAHYVLVSTADSDEAGPFQFRSYQILEGVVTEEDVKVVEAY from the coding sequence ATGCCGACCCTGACCATCACCCAGGTCCTCTTCGACCAGATCGTCGCCCACGCGCGCAAGGACCACCCCGACGAGGCGTGCGGAGTCGTCGCGGGCCCGGTGGGCGAGGGCCGCCCCGAGCGCTTCGTCCCCATGCTGAACGCGGCCCGCTCACCCACGTTCTACGAGTTCGACTCGCAGGACCTGCTGAAGCTCTACCGCGACATGGACGACCGCGACGAGGAGCCGGTGATCATCTACCACTCCCACACCGCGACCGAGGCCTACCCCTCCCGCACCGACATCGCCTACGCCAACGAACCCGGCGCCCACTACGTCCTCGTCTCCACCGCCGACAGCGACGAGGCCGGCCCCTTCCAGTTCCGCTCGTACCAGATCCTGGAAGGCGTGGTCACCGAGGAGGACGTCAAGGTCGTAGAGGCATACTGA
- a CDS encoding MoaD/ThiS family protein translates to MAIEVRIPTILRTYTGGEKAVEGAGENLSALFADLETRHTGIQARIVDGGELRRFVNVYLNDEDVRFLDGINTKLTDGDSVTILPAVAGGMA, encoded by the coding sequence ATGGCCATCGAGGTCCGCATCCCCACCATCCTCCGCACCTACACCGGCGGCGAGAAGGCCGTCGAGGGTGCCGGTGAGAACCTCTCCGCGCTCTTCGCCGACCTCGAGACCCGGCACACGGGCATCCAGGCCCGCATCGTGGACGGCGGCGAGCTGCGCCGCTTCGTCAACGTGTACCTGAACGACGAGGACGTCCGCTTCCTCGACGGCATCAACACCAAGCTCACCGACGGCGACAGCGTCACGATCCTGCCGGCCGTGGCCGGCGGTATGGCCTGA